Genomic segment of Ficedula albicollis isolate OC2 unplaced genomic scaffold, FicAlb1.5 N00594, whole genome shotgun sequence:
NNNNNNNNNNNNNNNNNNNNNNNNNNNNNNNNNNNNNNNNNNNNNNNNNNNNNNNNNNNNNNNNNNNNNNNNNNNNNNNNNNNNNNNNNNNNNNNNNNNNNNNNNNNNNNNNNNNNNNNNNNNNNNNNNNNNNNNNNNNNNNNNNNNNNNNNNNNNNNNNNNNNNNNNNNNNNNNNNNNNNNNNNNNNNNNNNNNNNNNNNNNNNNNNNNNNNNNNNNNNNNNNNNNNNNNNNNNNNNNNNNNNNNNNNNNNNNNNNNNNNNNNNNNNNNNNNNNNNNNNNNNNNNNNNNNNNNNNNNNNNNNNNNNNNNNNNNNNNNNNNNNNNNNNNNNNNNNNNNNNNNNNNNNNNNNNNNNNNNNNNNNNNNNNNNNNNNNNNNNNNNNNNNNNNNNNNNNNNNNNNNNNNNNNNNNNNNNNNNNNNNNNNNNNNNNNNNNNNNNNNNNNNNNNNNNNNNNNNNNNNNNNNNNNNNNNNNNNNNNNNNNNNNNNNNNNNNNNNNNNNNNNNNNNNNNNNNNNNNNNNNNNNNNNNNNNNNNNNNNNNNNNNNNNNNNNNNNNNNNNNNNNNNNNNNNNNNNNNNNNNNNNNNNNNNNNNNNNNNNNNNNNNNNNNNNNNNNNNNNNNNNNNNNNNNNNNNNNNNNNNNNNNNNNNNNNNNNNNNNNNNNNNNNNNNNNNNNNNNNNNNNNNNNNNNNNNNNNNNNNNNNNNNNNNNNNNNNNNNNNNNNNNNNNNNNNNNNNNNNNNNNNNNNNNNNNNNNNNNNNNNNNNNNNNNNNNNNNNNNNNNNNNNNNNNNNNNNNNNNNNNNNNNNNNNNNNNNNNNNNNNNNNNNNNNNNNNNNNNNNNNNNNNNNNNNNNNNNNNNNNNNNNNNNNNNNNNNNNNNNNNNNNNNNNNNNNNNNNNNNNNNNNNNNNNNNNNNNNNNNNNNNNNNNNNNNNNNNNNNNNNNNNNNNNNNNNNNNNNNNNNNNNNNNNNNNNNNNNNNNNNNNNNNNNNNNNNNNNNNNNNNNNNNNNNNNNNNNNNNNNNNNNNNNNNNNNNNNNNNNNNNNNNNNNNNNNNNNNNNNNNNNNNNNNNNNNNNNNNNNNNNNNNNNNNNNNNNNNNNNNNNNNNNNNNNNNNNNNNNNNNNNNNNNNNNNNNNNNNNNNNNNNNNNNNNNNNNNNNNNNNNNNNNNNNNNNNNNNNNNNNNNNNNNNNNNNNNNNNNNNNNNNNNNNNNNNNNNNNNNNNNNNNNCAGAGCAGGAAGTGTCACCTTGGGGGCCTCGATGGCCGTGTAGGTGGCCCCGGGTGGCACCTGGTAGCCCTCGGTGTAGAGCTTGAAGTGATGGATCAGGGACTCCATGGAGGTctgcggggacaggggacacctgcagggctggcactggcacctGGCCgcagtgtcacctgcagggctggcacctgcgctgggtgtcacctgtgctAGGTGTTACCTGTGCTGGGTATCAcctgccctgggtgtcacctgcccctcagtgtcacctgtgctgggtatcacctgccctgggtgtcacctgcccctcagtgtcacctgtgctgggtatcacctgccctgggtgtcacctgcccctcagtgtcacctgtgctgggtatcacctgccctgggtgtcacctgcccctcagtgtcacctgtgctgggtatcacctgccctgggtgtcacctgcccctcagtgtcacctgtgctgggtatcacctgccctgggtgtcacctgcccctcagtgtcacctgtgctgggtatcacctgccctgggtgtcacctgcccctcagtgtcacctgtgctgggtatcacctgccctgggtgtcacctgcccctcagtgtcacctgtgctgggtatcacctgccctgggtgtcacctgcccctcagtgtcacctgtgctgggtatcacctgccctgggtgtcacctgcccctcagtgtcacctgtgctgggtatcacctgccctgggtgtcacctgcccctcagtgtcacctgtgctgggtatcacctgccctgggtgtcacctgcccctcagtgtcacctgtgctgggtatcacctgccctgggtgtcacctgcccctcagtgtcacctgtgctgggtatcacctgccctgggtgtcacctgcccctcagtgtcacctgtgctgggtatcacctgccctgggtgtcacctgcccctcagtgtcacctgtgctgggtatcacctgccctgggtgtcacctgcccctcagtgtcacctgtgctgggtatcacctgccctgggtgtcacctgcccctcagtgtcacctgtgctgggtatcacctgccctgggtgtcacctgcccctcagtgtcacctgtgctgggtatcacctgccctgggtgtcacctgcccctcagtgtcacctgtgctgggtatcacctgccctgggtgtcacctgcccctcagtgtcacctgtgctgggtatcacctgccctgggtgtcacctgcccctcagtgtcacctgtgctgggtatcacctgccctgggtgtcacctgcccctcagtgtcacctgtgctgggtatcacctgccctgggtgtcacctgcccctcagtgtcacctgtgctgggtatcacctgccctgggtgtcacctgcccctcagtgtcacctgtgctgggtatcacctgccctgggtgtcacctgtgctgggtgTCACCTGCGCTGGGGGTCACCTGCCCTTAGTGTCACCTGTGCTAGGTGTCCCCTGTGTTGGGTGTCACCtgccctcagtgtcacctgcgctgggtgtcacctgtgctaggtgtcacctgtgctgggtgTCACCTGCCCTTAGTGTCACCTGTGCTAGGTGTCCCCTGTGTTGGGTGTCACCtgccctcagtgtcacctgcgctgggtgtcacctgtgctaggtgtcacctgtgctgggtgTCACCTGCCCTTAGTGTCACCTGTGCTAGGTGTCCCCTGTGTTGGGTGTCACCtgccctcagtgtcacctgcgCTGTACCTGTGCTGGGTATCAcctgccctgggtgtcacctgcactgggtgtcacctgccctcagtgtcacctgtgctaggtgtcacctgtgctgggtgtcacctgccctgggtgtcacctgccctcagtgtcacctgtgctaggtgtcacctgtgctgggtgtcacctgccctgggtgtcacctgccCTCAGTCAGGTGTCAcctgccctgggtgtcaccCGCCCTCAGTGCCACCTGCCCTCGGTGTCACCCCCCCCAGGGGACACCTGTCCCAGGTCACCTTCATCTCGGCGCGTTTCGGGGGCGACACTTTGGCGTCGTCCACCTTGATCTCGCCCGGGGGCATCTTGTTGAGGCACTGCAGGATGATGCGCAGGGACTGGCGCATCTCCTCCACGCGGCACAGGTACCTGCACCCCGAAAACggcaccccaaaaatgggcACAGGTACCTGCACcccaaaaaggggggggggggggggggggggggggggggggggggggggggggggggggggggggggggggggggggggggggggggggggggggggggggggggggggggggggggggggggggggggggggggggggggggggggggggggggggggggggggggggggggggggggggggggggggggggggggggggggggggggggggggggggggggggggggggggggggggggggggggggggggggggggggggggggggggggggggggggggggggggggggggggggggggggggggggggggggggggggggggggggggggggggggggggggggggggggggggggggggggggggggggggggggggggggggggggggggggggggggggggggggggggggggggggggggggggggggggggggggggggggggggggggggggggggggggggggggggggggggggggggggggggggggggggggggggggggggggggggggggggggggggggggggggggggggggggggggggggggggggggggggggggggggggggggggggggggggggggggggggggggggggggggggggggggggggggggggggggggggggggggggggggggggggggggggggggggggggggggggggggggggggggggggggggggggggggggggggggggggggggggggggggggggggggggggggggggggggggggggggggggggggggggggggggggggggggggggggggggggggggggggggggggggggggggggggggggggggggggggggggggggggggggggggggggggggggggggggggggggggggggggggggggggggggggggggggggggggggggggggggggggggggggggggggggggggggggggggggggggggggggggggggggggggggggggggggggggggggggggggggggggggggggggggggggggggggggggggggggggggggggggggggggggggggggggggggggggggggggggggggggggggggggggggggggggggggggggggggggggggggggggggggggggggggggggggggggggggggggggggggggggggggggggggggggggggggggggggggggggggggggggggggggggggggggggggggggggggggggggggggggggggggggggggggggggggggggggggggggggggggggggggggggggggggggggggggggggggggggggggggggggggggggggggggggggggggggggggggggggggggggggggggggggggggggggggggggggggggggggggggggggggggggggggggggggggggggggggggggggggggggggggggggggggggggggggggggggggggggggggggggggggggggggggggggggggggggggggggggggggggggggggggggggggggggggggggggggggggggggggggggggggggggggggggggggggggggggggggggggggggggggggggggggggggggggggggggggggggggggggggggggggggggggggggggggggggggggggggggggggggggggggggggggggggggggggggggggggggggggggggggggggggggggggggggggggggggggggggggggggggggggggggggggggggggggggggggggggggggggggggggggggggggggggggggggggggggccccaaaaTGGGCACAGGtacctgcaccccaaaaacggCATCCCCAAAATGGGCACAGGtacctgcaccccaaaaacggCACCCCAAAATCGGCACAGGtacctgcaccccaaaaacagcaccccaaaaatgggcACAGGGACCTGCACCCCGAAATCGTCACCCCAAAAATGGGCACAGGTACCTGCACCCCGAAATCGGCACCAAAAAAAGGGCACAGGTACCTGCACCCTGAAATTGGCANNNNNNNNNNNNNNNNNNNNNNNNNNNNNNNNNNNNNNNNNNNNNNNNNNNNNNNNNNNNNNNNNNNNNNNNNNNNNNNNNNNNNNNNNNNNNNNNNNNNNNNNNNNNNNNNNNNNNNNNNNNNNNNNNNNNNNNNNNNNNNNNNNNNNNNNNNNNNNNNNNNNNNNNNNNNNNNNNNNNNNNNNNNNNNNNNNNNNNNNNNNNNNNNNNNNNNNNNNNNNNNNNNNNNNNNNNNNNNNNNNNNNNNNNNNNNNNNNNNNNNNNNNNNNNNNNNNNNNNNNNNNNNNNNNNNNNNNNNNNNNNNNNNNNNNNNNNNNNNNNNNNNNNNNNNNNNNNNNNNNNNNNNNNNNNNNNNNNNNNNNNNNNNNNNNNNNNNNNNNNNNNNNNNNNNNNNNNNNNNNNNNNNNNNNNNNNNNNNNNNNNNNNNNNNNNNNNNNNNNNNNNNNNNNNNNNNNNNNNNNNNNNNNNNNNNNNNNNNNNNNNNNNNNNNNNNNNNNNNNNNNNNNNNNNNNNNNNNNNNNNNNNNNNNNNNNNNNNNNNNNNNNNNNNNNNNNNNNNNNNNNNNNNNNNNNNNNNNNNNNNNNNNNNNNNNNNNNNNNNNNNNNNNNNNNNNNNNNNNNNNNNNNNNNNNNNNNNNNNNNNNNNNNNNNNNNNNNNNNNNNNNNNNNNNNNNNNNNNNNNNNNNNNNNNNNNNNNNNNNNNNNNNNNNNNNNNNNNNNNNNNNNNNNNNNNNNNNNNNNNNNNNNNNNNNNNNNNNNNNNNNNNNNNNNNNNNNNNNNNNNNNNNNNNNNNNNNNNNNNNNNNNNNNNNNNNNNNNNNNNNNNNNNNNNNNNNNNNNNNNNNNNNNNNNNNNNNNNNNNNNNNNNNNNNNNNNNNNNNNNNNNNNNNNNNNNNNNNNNNNNNNNNNNNNNNNNNNNNNNNNNNNNNNNNNNNNNNNNNNNNNNNNNNNNNNNNNNNNNNNNNNNNNNNNNNNNNNNNNNNNNNNNNNNNNNNNNNNNNNNNNNNNNNNNNNNNNNNNNNNNNNNNNNNNNNNNNNNNNNNNNNNNNNNNNNNNNNNNNNNNNNNNNNNNNNNNNNNNNNNNNNNNNNNNNNNNNNNNNNNNNNNNNNNNNNNNNNNNNNNNNNNNNNNNNNNNNNNNNNNNNNNNNNNNNNNNNNNNNNNNNNNNNNNNNNNNNNNNNNNNNNNNNNNNNNNNNNNNNNNNNNNNNNNNNNNNNNNNNNNNNNNNNNNNNNNNNNNNNNNNNNNNNNNNNNNNNNNNNNNNNNNNNNNNNNNNNNNNNNNNNNNNNNNNNNNNNNNNNNNNNNNNNNNNNNNNNNNNNNNNNNNNNNNNNNNNNNNNNNNNNNNNNNNNNNNNNNNNNNNNNNNNNNNNNNNNNNNNNNNNNNNNNNNNNNNNNNNNNNNNNNNNNNNNNNNNNNNNNNNNNNNNNNNNNNNNNNNNNNNNNNNNNNNNNNNNNNNNNNNNNNNNNNNNNNNNNNNNNNNNNNNNNNNNNNNNNNNNNNNNNNNNNNNNNNNNNNNNNNNNNNNNNNNNNNNNNNNNNNNNNNNNNNNNNNNNNNNNNNNNNNNNNNNNNNNNNNNNNNNNNNNNNNNNNNNNNNNNNNNNNNNNNNNNNNNNNNNNNNNNNNNNNNNNNNNNNNNNNNNNNNNNNNNNNNNNNNNNNNNNNNNNNNNNNNNNNNNNNNNNNNNNNNNNNNNNNNNNNNNNNNNNNNNNNNNNNNNNNNNNNNNNNNNNNNNNNNNNNNNNNNNNNNNNNNNNNNNNNNNNNNNNNNNNNNNNNNNNNNNNNNNNNNNNNNNNNNNNNNNNNNNNNNNNNNNNNNNNNNNNNNNNNNNNNNNNNNNNNNNNNNNNNNNNNNNNNNNNNNNNNNNNNNNNNNNNNNNNNNNNNNNNNNNNNNNNNNNNNNNNNNNNNNNNNNNNNNNNNNNNNNNNNNNNNNNNNNNNNNNNNNNNNNNNNNNNNNNNNNNNNNNNNNNNNNNNNNNNNNNNNNNNNNNNNNNNNNNNNNNNNNNNNNNNNNNNNNNNNNNNNNNNNNNNNNNNNNNNNNNNNNNNNNNNNNNNNNNNNNNNNNNNNNNNNNNNNNNNNNNNNNNNNNNNNNNNNNNNNNNNNNNNNNNNNNNNNNNNNNNNNNNNNNNNNNNNNNNNNNNNNNNNNNNNNNNNNNNNNNNNNNNNNNNNNNNNNNNNNNNNNNNNNNNNNNNNNNNNNNNNNNNNNNNNNNNNNNNNNNNNNNNNNNNNNNNNNNNNNNNNNNNNNNNNNNNNNNNNNNNNNNNNNNNNNNNNNNNNNNNNNNNNNNNNNNNNNNNNNNNNNNNNNNNNNNNNNNNNNNNNNNNNNNNNNNNNNNNNNNNNNNNNNNNNNNNNNNNNNNNNNNNNNNNNNNNNNNNNNNNNNNNNNNNNNNNNNNNNNNNNNNNNNNNNNNNNNNNNNNNNNNNNNNNNNNNNNNNNNNNNNNNNNNNNNNNNNNNNNNNNNNNNNNNNNNNNNNNNNNNNNNNNNNNNNNNNNNNNNNNNNNNNNNNNNNNNNNNNNNNNNNNNNNNNNNNNNNNNNNNNNNNNNNNNNNNNNNNNNNNNNNNNNNNNNNNNNNNNNNNNNNNNNNNNNNNNNNNNNNNNNNNNNNNNNNNNNNNNNNNNNNNNNNNNNNNNNNNNNNNNNNNNNNNNNNNNNNNNNNNNNNNNNNNNNNNNNNNNNNNNNNNNNNNNNNNNNNNNNNNNNNNNNNNNNNNNNNNNNNNNNNNNNNNNNNNNNNNNNNNNNNNNNNNNNNNNNNNNNNNNNNNNNNNNNNNNNNNNNNNNNNNNNNNNNNNNNNNACCACACCTGAGCCCAGCCCCGCCCAGGTGAGCACACCTGAGCCTGGTCCTGCCCCGCTGAGCACACCtgagcctgctcctgccccactgggcacacctgagcccagccccgccctgctgggcacacctgggggcgGGGCCAGGTGAGGGTCCCCCCCAGCTCACCTGAAGCCGTAGTTGAGCGCCTCCTCGGCCGTGATGACGCCGATGTCCACGGTGCGGTTCTTCCAGATGCGGTTGTTGGTCAGCATCTGGGCGGGGGggacacctggcacacctggcacacctggcacagctgcctggcacacctggcacacctgcctggcacacctggcagctggcctgccctgctcacctggcGCTGGCACCTGTTCCTTGTGCCTGGCACCATCAGCTGTGCagctctcacctgtccctgtcccacctcacctgtccctcaaaCCCCTCACCTGTCTCTGGCACCCAAACTTGCCCctcacctgtccttcacacccCTCACCTGTCCTTGGcact
This window contains:
- the NDUFS2 gene encoding NADH dehydrogenase [ubiquinone] iron-sulfur protein 2, mitochondrial, with amino-acid sequence LISVLFPLFPLSFPASFPVFPVFPASFPASFPQALPYFDRLDYVSMMCNEQAYALAVEKLLNIRPPPRAQWIRGQPPPVPLHSFILRQNRGEKIHRCSGSPPQMFEFYERVSGARMHAAYVRPGGVHQDLPLGLMDDIYEFVKNFSIRIDEVEEMLTNNRIWKNRTVDIGVITAEEALNYGFRCTCAHFWGDDFGVQVPVPIFGVLFLGCRYLCRFWGAVFGVQVPVPIFGVPFSGCRYLCRVEEMRQSLRIILQCLNKMPPGEIKVDDAKVSPPKRAEMKTSMESLIHHFKLYTEGYQVPPGATYTAIEAPKVTLPETPWK